From the Priestia aryabhattai genome, one window contains:
- a CDS encoding polyamine aminopropyltransferase, whose product MDIKGEHLLMDAFECDEVILNDSSLLERFLIEAALDAEMEVLHCYFHRFTPQGITGILLLATSHLSIHTWPEENYASLDFYTCGDKEIVEIGYTLLKKLASKKAVVYSISRGIQNAEMLTKNHQHAGSTRLLNRGDDSDHVSLQQILAGRHDILFHQKNSIQDIQLIKAPDIRMYLDEQLQFSSLDEHAYHEALVHPAFAASLSSRRILILGGGDGLALREVLKYKEVKEIDLVEIDADVVKAAMNIEELKKLNQCSFEDSRVTVHIQDAVDYLSLNSACYDIIIIDFPDPTNRKISALYTKEFYTLLQRSLSHIGLVVCQSNSPRDTPIVFWSISKTMKASQFYTLSYHTIIPSFGDWGFHIGSKKPLSAPVLSTDVSSTTLPSDFTKLMRFSPHSLSKKQFAVVNSAEHLVLHKIFKKEGLYL is encoded by the coding sequence GTGGATATTAAAGGCGAACACTTGCTAATGGATGCATTCGAATGCGATGAAGTGATATTAAATGATTCCTCACTTTTAGAACGGTTTCTTATTGAAGCTGCACTAGATGCAGAAATGGAAGTTCTGCATTGTTATTTTCACCGGTTTACTCCTCAAGGCATTACAGGCATTCTTCTATTAGCTACCTCTCACTTGTCTATTCATACTTGGCCGGAGGAAAACTACGCTTCATTAGATTTTTATACGTGCGGAGACAAAGAAATTGTTGAAATCGGTTATACGTTACTGAAGAAATTAGCTTCGAAAAAAGCTGTTGTGTATTCGATTTCTCGCGGAATTCAAAACGCCGAAATGTTAACAAAAAATCATCAGCATGCTGGGAGCACTCGTCTTCTCAATCGCGGAGATGACTCAGATCACGTTAGTCTACAACAGATCTTAGCCGGCAGGCATGATATTTTGTTTCATCAGAAAAACAGTATTCAAGATATCCAGCTGATTAAAGCACCTGATATTCGAATGTATTTAGATGAACAGCTGCAATTTAGTTCATTGGATGAACATGCGTACCATGAAGCTCTTGTACACCCTGCCTTTGCAGCTTCCTTAAGTTCTCGCCGCATTCTTATTCTAGGCGGTGGAGATGGTTTAGCTTTACGAGAAGTCCTTAAATATAAAGAAGTAAAAGAGATAGACCTTGTGGAAATAGATGCTGATGTAGTAAAAGCTGCGATGAATATAGAAGAATTAAAGAAGTTAAATCAATGCTCATTTGAAGATTCTCGTGTCACCGTTCATATTCAAGATGCTGTTGACTACCTCTCTTTGAATTCAGCGTGTTATGATATCATCATTATTGACTTTCCTGATCCTACTAACAGAAAAATAAGTGCTCTTTATACAAAAGAATTTTACACACTTCTCCAACGTTCACTATCACACATCGGCTTGGTCGTATGTCAGTCAAATTCTCCTAGAGACACACCTATCGTTTTCTGGAGCATTAGCAAGACGATGAAAGCTTCTCAGTTTTATACGTTGAGTTACCACACCATTATTCCTTCTTTTGGAGATTGGGGTTTTCACATCGGCTCAAAAAAACCTTTGTCTGCACCTGTACTCTCTACTGATGTTTCATCTACTACGCTGCCATCAGACTTTACTAAGTTAATGCGTTTTTCTCCCCATTCTCTTTCTAAAAAACAGTTTGCAGTTGTGAACTCTGCTGAACACTTGGTTCTGCATAAAATATTTAAAAAAGAAGGCTTATACTTGTAA
- a CDS encoding alpha/beta hydrolase, producing MERYDVIQGAESFYYKGSDIGILVSHGFMGTPQSMEYIGKELAKKGFTVYGLRLTGHGTHYYDIEQTTYEEWKQDFLNGYQRLKQECRHVFILGQSMGGTLTFHTASQGLDLDGVIAINPAMTSIPSMEPYRSRHTPRYLKEDQPDIKDPNVHEITYDKVPVRSMRELLFLMDETKERLSHVTCPALILTSTVDNVVPPENSAYILKHIQSAEKRQHMLRNSYHVASMDFDKDTIVAQTAQFVQATVAKKKVHERIF from the coding sequence ATGGAACGTTATGACGTAATTCAAGGCGCAGAATCTTTTTATTATAAAGGCAGCGACATTGGTATACTTGTTTCTCACGGATTTATGGGGACTCCTCAAAGTATGGAATATATCGGAAAAGAATTAGCTAAAAAAGGTTTTACTGTGTACGGTTTGCGACTAACGGGACATGGTACTCACTACTATGATATTGAGCAAACAACGTACGAGGAATGGAAGCAAGACTTTTTAAATGGGTATCAGCGTTTGAAGCAAGAATGCCGTCATGTATTTATATTAGGTCAGTCCATGGGAGGCACTCTTACCTTTCATACAGCAAGCCAAGGATTAGACCTTGACGGAGTTATTGCAATCAATCCGGCTATGACGTCAATTCCATCAATGGAGCCTTATCGCTCTCGTCATACGCCTCGTTATTTAAAAGAAGATCAGCCGGATATTAAAGATCCAAATGTACATGAAATTACGTACGATAAAGTACCAGTGCGCTCCATGCGTGAGCTACTTTTTTTAATGGACGAAACAAAAGAACGCTTATCTCATGTAACATGCCCGGCTTTAATACTAACATCAACCGTTGATAACGTAGTACCACCTGAGAATTCAGCTTATATCTTAAAACATATTCAATCAGCAGAAAAAAGACAGCACATGCTTAGAAACTCTTACCATGTTGCGTCGATGGATTTTGATAAAGACACGATTGTTGCACAAACAGCACAGTTTGTACAAGCAACAGTTGCCAAAAAAAAAGTGCATGAGCGAATTTTTTAA
- the sigY gene encoding RNA polymerase sigma factor SigY, with protein MKQKGGVTALEQDDFILVQKALQGNDDAFSLLFQRYHSFLYKYLLKLTLDEDLCSELCQEAMMKCYVNLSSYKNEAKFSTWMISIASRLYMDYLRKQKREKSSLQRIKHSLSHQLQWKTKYKGVEWSEMFSDFNELDSRFRIPILLRHYYGYTYDEIAHMLNMRAGTVKSRVNKGVNILRKEWKE; from the coding sequence ATGAAACAAAAAGGAGGAGTGACCGCTTTGGAACAAGATGATTTCATCCTTGTCCAAAAAGCATTACAAGGTAATGATGATGCCTTTTCACTGTTATTTCAGCGCTATCATTCATTTTTATATAAATACCTTTTAAAGCTAACATTAGATGAGGATTTATGCAGTGAATTGTGTCAGGAAGCAATGATGAAATGTTACGTGAATCTTTCTTCATACAAAAATGAAGCAAAGTTTTCGACTTGGATGATATCCATTGCTTCAAGACTGTACATGGATTATTTGCGTAAGCAAAAACGGGAAAAAAGCAGTCTCCAGCGAATAAAGCATTCTTTATCGCATCAGCTTCAGTGGAAAACCAAATACAAAGGAGTGGAATGGAGCGAGATGTTTTCCGATTTTAATGAACTCGATTCGCGCTTTCGAATTCCTATCTTGCTTCGACATTATTACGGATATACATATGATGAAATTGCTCATATGCTGAATATGCGAGCAGGAACAGTTAAATCAAGAGTAAATAAAGGAGTAAACATACTGAGAAAGGAGTGGAAAGAATGA
- the ssuD gene encoding FMNH2-dependent alkanesulfonate monooxygenase, whose product MNILWFFPTAGDGHYLGTTEGSRTSDIHYLKQIAHGLDYLGYDGALLPTGSNCEDSWVIASALASVTNRLKFLIALRPGVMSPTLSARMASTFDQMSNGRLMLNIVTGGDPVEQATYGNYLSHDKRYELTDEFLTIWRDVMEGKKVDFKGEHVDVTGAYIPSPPVQKPYPPLYFGGSSPAGKEVGAKHADVYLLWGEPPAVIKTKIDEMKEKAANEGRDIRFGIRLHVIVRESEDEAWESADKLIKHVNNDTIKAFQDKFASFDSTAQKTQSSLHSGTKDRGSLEIAPNLWAGIGLAREGAGTALVGSPEIVADRLKEYKELEIDTFILSGYPHLEEAYTFAELVFPHIQKERSKK is encoded by the coding sequence ATGAACATCTTATGGTTTTTCCCTACAGCAGGCGACGGACATTATCTAGGCACAACCGAAGGAAGCAGAACAAGTGACATTCACTACTTAAAACAAATCGCACATGGGCTGGATTATCTAGGATATGACGGTGCTTTGTTGCCTACTGGTTCAAATTGTGAAGATTCATGGGTGATTGCATCGGCACTTGCTTCTGTTACGAATCGACTGAAGTTTTTAATTGCACTTCGCCCGGGTGTAATGTCTCCAACACTTTCAGCACGGATGGCTTCGACATTCGATCAAATGTCAAACGGTCGACTTATGTTAAATATTGTGACGGGAGGAGATCCCGTGGAGCAAGCAACGTACGGTAACTATTTAAGCCACGATAAACGCTACGAGTTAACAGATGAATTTTTAACGATTTGGCGAGATGTAATGGAAGGAAAAAAAGTGGATTTTAAAGGAGAACATGTTGATGTAACAGGCGCGTACATTCCATCGCCTCCTGTCCAAAAACCGTATCCTCCGCTGTACTTTGGTGGATCTTCTCCAGCAGGAAAAGAAGTAGGAGCAAAGCATGCAGATGTATATTTGTTATGGGGAGAGCCGCCTGCAGTGATCAAGACGAAAATTGATGAGATGAAAGAAAAAGCTGCAAACGAAGGTCGGGACATTCGCTTTGGTATTCGTCTGCACGTTATTGTAAGAGAATCAGAAGACGAAGCGTGGGAATCTGCAGATAAATTAATTAAACATGTTAATAATGATACGATCAAAGCGTTTCAAGATAAATTTGCGTCATTTGACTCCACTGCCCAAAAAACACAGTCAAGTTTGCACAGCGGAACAAAAGATCGAGGTTCATTAGAGATCGCTCCGAATCTATGGGCAGGAATTGGCTTAGCACGAGAAGGAGCTGGAACCGCTCTTGTTGGAAGTCCTGAAATTGTAGCCGATCGTTTAAAAGAGTACAAAGAGCTAGAAATTGACACATTTATTTTATCAGGTTACCCGCATCTAGAAGAAGCATATACGTTTGCTGAGCTAGTATTTCCACATATTCAAAAAGAACGAAGCAAGAAATAA
- the corA gene encoding magnesium/cobalt transporter CorA has protein sequence MIRTLALTNDHKLIKNIQLDQIHDPSIQYYWIDFNCPSEEEALLLQSSFHFHPLAIEDCFHFLQRPKLDYYEGYSFFVLHSLNRQTLEAEEVDLFIGENYIVTFHFHPSAAIDKVWEKLLHTPLSQEKGVSYLAYSVMDKVVDEYFPSVYQIEDELNDIENIDAKKSISVLMEDVFKLRSDLLKIRRTILPMRDLLYRVINSERLDVHPEQKRYFKDVYDHLLKLADMIESNREMTSDMRDNYLSLNSNRMNSIMMTLTVISSIFIPLTFIVGVYGMNFENMPELKWRYGYFFVLGFMGLIMLCLILWFKRKGWFNADKE, from the coding sequence ATGATACGAACGTTAGCTCTTACGAACGATCACAAGCTCATAAAAAATATACAATTAGATCAGATTCATGATCCCTCTATTCAGTACTATTGGATTGACTTTAACTGCCCTTCTGAAGAAGAAGCGTTGCTGCTGCAATCATCCTTTCACTTTCATCCGTTAGCGATTGAAGATTGCTTTCATTTTCTGCAGCGTCCAAAACTCGATTATTATGAAGGATACAGTTTTTTTGTCCTTCATTCGTTAAATCGTCAAACGTTAGAAGCTGAAGAAGTTGACCTTTTTATCGGCGAAAACTATATCGTTACCTTTCACTTTCACCCATCGGCTGCAATTGACAAAGTATGGGAAAAATTACTTCATACGCCTTTGAGTCAAGAAAAAGGGGTAAGCTACCTTGCGTATTCTGTGATGGATAAAGTTGTAGATGAATATTTTCCTAGTGTATATCAAATTGAAGATGAGCTAAATGATATAGAAAACATAGACGCTAAGAAATCCATCTCTGTTTTAATGGAAGATGTATTCAAACTTCGAAGTGATTTACTAAAAATCAGAAGAACCATTTTGCCTATGCGCGATTTATTGTACCGTGTTATAAATTCTGAACGCCTAGATGTTCATCCTGAACAAAAAAGATATTTTAAAGATGTCTATGACCACTTATTAAAATTAGCTGATATGATTGAATCGAATCGGGAAATGACGTCTGATATGCGCGATAATTATCTTTCTCTTAATTCAAACCGGATGAATTCAATTATGATGACACTGACCGTTATTTCATCTATCTTTATTCCGCTTACATTTATCGTTGGCGTATACGGAATGAATTTTGAAAATATGCCTGAGTTAAAGTGGCGCTATGGCTATTTCTTTGTGCTTGGCTTCATGGGATTGATAATGCTTTGTTTAATCCTATGGTTCAAGCGAAAAGGCTGGTTTAATGCTGATAAAGAGTAG
- a CDS encoding transcriptional regulator produces MHEKWILVLFISPFLLLQSFLLFINAKKRGAHPWFWGIWGLIQIPMPTLFYCFFIIWLPARRKKGECK; encoded by the coding sequence ATGCATGAAAAATGGATTCTTGTTCTGTTTATTTCACCATTTCTCCTTCTTCAAAGCTTTCTCCTTTTTATCAATGCAAAAAAACGCGGCGCTCATCCATGGTTTTGGGGAATATGGGGACTGATTCAAATTCCAATGCCAACGCTTTTTTATTGTTTTTTTATTATTTGGCTTCCAGCACGAAGAAAAAAGGGGGAATGTAAATGA
- a CDS encoding ABC transporter ATP-binding protein: MFMQVEGLTKTYRNITVVNNLSFNLDKGKCGALLGPNGAGKTTTLHMIAGLTAPDKGKISFEDKQHQDVRSFIGFLPQHPTFFNWMTPQQYLTFIGLLSNISKNVLSQRIDEVLETVGLKGKEKGKIAGFSGGMKQRLGLAQALLHKPELLILDEPVSALDPEGRKDVLMIIETLKKDTSILFSTHILHDAEQICDNIIMIKNGRMKWNGTKNSLRQEFTSPIFTIETEERLPASFGSLPSEQLLFHSPYKATVGVKDKSQQQQLLQLLVDQKANLILFERKQHSLEDVYLEVMNK, from the coding sequence ATGTTTATGCAAGTAGAAGGACTGACAAAAACGTATCGTAATATAACTGTTGTAAATAACCTTTCGTTTAATCTCGACAAAGGAAAATGTGGAGCATTGTTAGGCCCTAATGGTGCAGGTAAGACGACTACTCTGCATATGATTGCAGGTCTTACTGCACCTGATAAAGGAAAAATTTCTTTTGAAGATAAACAACATCAAGACGTACGATCATTTATTGGCTTTCTTCCACAGCATCCTACGTTTTTTAATTGGATGACGCCTCAGCAGTATTTAACTTTTATAGGTCTTTTATCTAACATTTCAAAGAATGTGCTTTCTCAACGAATAGATGAAGTACTTGAAACTGTAGGTTTAAAAGGAAAAGAAAAGGGGAAAATTGCTGGCTTTTCTGGAGGAATGAAACAACGTTTAGGCTTGGCGCAGGCTTTGTTACATAAACCTGAACTGTTAATTCTAGATGAACCGGTTTCGGCTTTAGATCCTGAAGGCAGAAAAGATGTTCTAATGATTATCGAAACATTAAAAAAAGATACATCTATTCTGTTTTCAACCCATATTTTGCATGATGCAGAACAAATATGCGATAACATTATTATGATTAAAAACGGACGCATGAAATGGAATGGAACAAAGAATTCGCTGCGCCAAGAGTTCACTTCTCCTATTTTTACGATTGAAACAGAAGAAAGGCTCCCCGCGTCTTTCGGTAGTCTACCAAGTGAGCAGCTGCTGTTTCATTCTCCATATAAAGCCACTGTAGGTGTAAAAGATAAATCTCAGCAGCAGCAACTACTTCAACTGCTTGTTGATCAAAAAGCGAACCTTATTTTATTTGAACGAAAACAGCATTCTCTTGAAGATGTGTATCTAGAGGTGATGAACAAATGA
- a CDS encoding PLDc N-terminal domain-containing protein: MNEINWLLIAPIILLQLFLMIPALISCMKQEETNGPKWLWGLIILFVSTIGPILYFVLARKKQ; this comes from the coding sequence ATGAATGAAATTAACTGGTTATTAATTGCTCCAATTATATTGTTACAATTGTTTTTAATGATTCCAGCATTGATAAGCTGTATGAAGCAAGAAGAGACAAACGGGCCAAAATGGTTATGGGGACTCATTATTTTATTTGTAAGTACAATTGGCCCCATTTTATATTTTGTTTTAGCACGTAAAAAACAGTGA
- a CDS encoding DUF6501 family protein: MIHLEWNDRPTIKQVKCIHTDAKKFVVENVLTAGKTYDVKNETEEFYFVVDNTGQVGGFYKEYFEG, from the coding sequence ATGATTCATTTAGAATGGAACGATCGTCCAACAATTAAACAAGTAAAATGCATACATACAGATGCAAAAAAATTCGTGGTTGAAAATGTATTAACAGCAGGAAAAACATATGATGTAAAAAACGAAACAGAAGAGTTTTATTTTGTTGTTGATAACACTGGCCAAGTTGGCGGCTTTTATAAAGAATACTTTGAAGGCTAA
- a CDS encoding spore germination protein: MPIVINHVVIPNVTGGVVTFGDTYYVSPKSNSKTAQGSGSSNTGICVNTNSGLSNTNTLDPDGSDQNGFGNG, from the coding sequence ATGCCGATTGTTATTAATCATGTAGTGATTCCAAACGTTACAGGAGGAGTCGTTACGTTTGGAGATACGTACTATGTTTCTCCAAAAAGTAACAGTAAAACCGCACAAGGTTCAGGATCTTCAAATACAGGAATTTGCGTAAATACAAATTCGGGACTTTCTAATACAAATACGCTCGATCCAGATGGTTCGGACCAAAACGGCTTCGGAAACGGATAA
- a CDS encoding YiaA/YiaB family inner membrane protein, giving the protein MKKRNTAAFTFLAWTAFITALLAMFIGIYTLDASLPVKGYYAVGTLYLTMSAFVLQKTIRDNEEDTAHERKYDKAEEEL; this is encoded by the coding sequence GTGAAAAAGCGTAATACAGCAGCTTTTACATTTTTAGCATGGACAGCTTTTATTACAGCACTATTAGCTATGTTTATAGGAATTTATACATTAGATGCATCATTACCGGTAAAAGGTTATTATGCCGTTGGAACGTTATACTTAACGATGTCTGCTTTTGTGCTCCAAAAAACCATCCGTGATAACGAAGAAGATACGGCACACGAACGCAAATATGACAAAGCAGAAGAAGAATTATAG
- a CDS encoding YxlC family protein, which translates to MREENDNQSLHSLKKDWEQLESLASHEHISLHVIKEQLLIQKQKQKKAFRKELCLFTLTALVILTVMATAILQIPALFIAIEVIGIIVAPIFFIVFHYKRKKEMSL; encoded by the coding sequence ATGAGAGAAGAAAATGACAATCAGTCCTTACATTCTTTAAAAAAAGATTGGGAGCAGCTAGAGAGTTTAGCAAGTCATGAACATATTTCTCTACATGTAATTAAAGAGCAACTTCTCATTCAAAAACAAAAGCAAAAAAAAGCTTTCAGGAAAGAGTTATGCTTATTTACATTAACAGCACTTGTTATTTTAACGGTAATGGCAACTGCTATTTTACAAATACCTGCTTTATTTATCGCCATTGAAGTAATTGGGATCATTGTTGCTCCTATTTTTTTTATTGTTTTTCACTATAAACGAAAAAAGGAGATGTCTTTATAA
- a CDS encoding DUF1033 family protein gives MTDKWRVHKIKSDCEPWLFLEGWEKDIIETIEFEKKEEALRYYAMMIYEFHQKYASVRSDELALFSFWNEGEKEFCEACDDDLQIFHGVLFAKNDEVYSLEEDEEGLKMLRTK, from the coding sequence ATGACAGATAAATGGAGAGTTCATAAAATAAAAAGTGATTGTGAACCTTGGCTGTTTTTAGAAGGCTGGGAAAAAGATATTATTGAAACCATTGAATTTGAAAAAAAAGAAGAAGCACTTCGCTACTATGCGATGATGATTTATGAATTTCATCAAAAATACGCAAGCGTGCGAAGCGATGAACTAGCGCTCTTTAGCTTTTGGAACGAAGGCGAAAAAGAATTTTGTGAGGCCTGTGATGATGATCTTCAAATCTTCCATGGTGTTTTATTCGCTAAAAACGACGAAGTCTATTCATTAGAAGAAGATGAAGAAGGATTAAAAATGCTTCGTACTAAATAA